From Coffea arabica cultivar ET-39 chromosome 2e, Coffea Arabica ET-39 HiFi, whole genome shotgun sequence, the proteins below share one genomic window:
- the LOC140036611 gene encoding uncharacterized protein isoform X1, which produces MSIERPLRVSLYWGGKIHYEDGSICYLPRTSNRTFSLRHRIGYDELVDRIYEYMGVDRGLFKLNLFLRQPCGRTSYNVSPVVDDETLEIMYDVWNELVPYIAELYIEKEEIVQNPLVSSTFIPPTTNIGPMMSLVHACMDPTRYRSYSSTVVPETASVSQRPHGDCVRDVVEPRFTSGLRTDVEYVEGLDSIQSFRDHVSPNHVPSYGFDSTAGPSHCNTLIDDDLENDVEDVEESESVDVSDSDSDGENERRVVHQDLGNQQPFAAFANLSYVPRGFEFFSNLGNINDDDQFTDESGLERIVTFSEDNNHICLHMRFESKQQLSRAIRMWSINHNREFRVVESKSNTWVAKCKSAFERSTTTVANVSYPPCDWCVRAVKKKTHGLWQITKWVNDHNCVGDLMSNSNASLTSSVIARHIVRSIEDDPGFKVKNIVSHVKKVLKVDVSYKKAWYGRRKAIELIFGSWDANFAELPKYVDALMQSNQGSVIRWLHHSDSTDRLKTFKYVFWAFGPAIDAFHMCRPVICVDGTHLRGEYKGKLLVAVTQDANNHIIPLAYAIVDEETICSWSWFMEQLRYNVARDRYPICVISDRHNGIIHAMTHYDYWQEPLAFHRFCLRHVRSNLMSHFKGLHLRRLCWAMGKARQLRKWRAFKRELRNMFPDAWSYLSNIGAEKWCLTHDGENRWGILTTNISESYNNVLRGARHLPIRACIDMTFHRTVELFKTRREDARHCRYPFPPKIWRRFKNSDLKAGTHRVVEFDGSSGVYKIVTGRRVDGKGGNTQTVKYFDKTCSCGKWQCYRLPCSHVMAVCRHRGDNPGALVDPQFTNRRWAVQYSGKFSPLPHPDTWFQPDWELRADSSKYVARRAGRVRARRIRNEMDERDPEEPRRCTNCHQSGHNRRNCPNFRA; this is translated from the coding sequence ATGTCTATAGAAAGACCTCTGCGAGTATCTCTTTATTGGGGAGGTAAAATACACTATGAAGAtgggtcaatttgttatttgccTCGTACTTCCAACCGTACATTCTCATTACGGCATAGAATTGGATATGATGAGCTGGTGGATAGAATTTATGAATACATGGGGGTCGATAGGGGGCTGTTCAAGTTGAATTTATTTCTCCGCCAACCTTGTGGCCGTACTTCTTATAATGTCTCTCCAGTGGTGGATGATGAAACTCTGGAGATAATGTATGATGTCTGGAACGAACTTGTCCCATACATCGCTGAACTTTATATCGAGAAGGAGGAAATAGTCCAAAATCCTCTCGTCAGTAGCACATTCATTCCACCAACTACCAATATTGGGCCGATGATGTCGCTTGTCCATGCATGCATGGATCCAACTAGGTATCGATCCTACTCTAGTACAGTGGTACCAGAGACAGCATCGGTATCACAACGACCACATGGGGATTGTGTTAGGGACGTGGTAGAGCCACGGTTCACGTCAGGCTTAAGGACGGATGTTGAATATGTTGAAGGCCTTGACTCGATTCAAAGTTTTAGAGACCACGTATCGCCGAATCATGTGCCTTCTTATGGCTTCGATTCGACTGCTGGTCCAAGTCATTGTAACACATTGATAGATGATGATTTGGAAAATGATGTAGAAGATGTGGAAGAATCTGAGTCGGTAGATGTGTCAGACAGTGACTCAGATGGCGAAAATGAAAGACGTGTAGTCCACCAGGATCTTGGGAACCAACAGCCCTTTGCTGCATTTGCCAACCTTTCGTATGTTCCACGAGGATTCGAATTCTTCTCTAACCTTGGAAATATAAATGATGACGACCAATTCACTGATGAAAGTGGGTTGGAACGTATTGTGACATTTAGTGAGGATAATAATCACATATGTCTACATATGAGATTTGAGAGCAAACAACAGCTGAGCAGGGCTATTAGAATGTGGTCTATCAATCATAATAGGGAGTTTAGGGTTGTTGAGAGCAAGAGTAATACTTGGGTTGCCAAATGTAAATCTGCATTTGAAAGGAGCACCACCACTGTGGCCAACGTATCGTATCCTCCATGCGACTGGTGTGTCCGAGCAGTGAAAAAAAAGACTCATGGACTGTGGCAAATAACCAAATGGGTCAACGACCATAATTGTGTTGGTGATTTGATGAGTAATAGCAATGCTAGTCTTACATCTTCGGTTATTGCTAGACACATAGTTCGTAGCATTGAAGATGATCCTGGGTTTAAAGTAAAGAATATAGTAAGCCATGTCAAGAAAGTTTTGAAGGTGGATGTgtcctataaaaaggcttggtACGGCAGACGCAAAGCTATTGAACTTATATTTGGTTCTTGGGATGCCAATTTTGCTGAACTGCCGAAATATGTTGATGCACTTATGCAGTCAAATCAGGGATCTGTGATCAGGTGGTTGCACCATTCTGATAGTACGGATCGTCTGAAGACATTTAAGTATGTCTTCTGGGCTTTTGGACCGGCTATTGATGCATTTCACATGTGTCGACCGGTTATATGTGTTGATGGCACTCATCTGCGGGGCGAATATAAAGGCAAACTACTTGTTGCAGTTACGCAAGATGCCAACAACCACATTATTCCGCTAGCCTATGCCATTGTCGACGAAGAAACTATTTGTAGTTGGTCTTGGTTCATGGAACAACTAAGATACAATGTGGCCCGTGATCGGTATCCTATTTGTGTCATTTCGGATCGGCATAATGGTATCATCCATGCCATGACACATTATGACTATTGGCAAGAACCTTTGGCCTTTCATAGATTTTGTCTACGACACGTTAGGAGTAACCTAATGAGTCACTTCAAAGGCTTGCACCTTAGAAGGTTATGTTGGGCAATGGGAAAAGCCAGACAATTGCGCAAGTGGCGGGCATTCAAACGAGAATTGAGGAACATGTTTCCAGATGCATGGAGTTATCTGTCTAACATTGGAGCTGAGAAGTGGTGTCTAACACATGACGGTGAGAACCGTTGGGGTATTCTTACAACCAACATTTCCGAAAGTTATAATAATGTACTTAGAGGAGCTCGTCATTTGCCTATCCGGGCTTGTATTGATATGACATTTCATCGGACTGTTGAGTTGTTTAAAACAAGAAGAGAGGATGCTAGACATTGCCGTTATCCATTTCCTCCAAAGATATGGCGGCGGTTTAAGAATTCGGACCTGAAAGCGGGAACCCACAGGGTTGTTGAGTTCGATGGCTCATCGGGGGTGTACAAAATTGTGACTGGTAGACGTGTGGATGGTAAAGGGGGTAATACACAAACGGTAAAGTATTTTGATAAAACATGCTCTTGTGGTAAGTGGCAGTGCTACAGACTTCCCTGTTCGCACGTGATGGCCGTGTGCAGGCACCGAGGTGATAATCCTGGTGCACTTGTAGATCCCCAATTTACAAATAGGCGGTGGGCGGTGCAGTATTCAGGAAAGTTTAGCCCTTTGCCACATCCGGATACTTGGTTCCAACCAGATTGGGAGCTGCGGGCAGATAGTAGTAAATATGTTGCACGTCGGGCTGGAAGGGTACGAGCTAGAAGAATTCGGAATGAGATGGATGAGAGAGACCCAGAGGAGCCAAGAAGATGTACAAATTGTCATCAATCGGGCCATAATAGAAGAAATTGTCCAAATTTTAGAGCTTGA
- the LOC140036611 gene encoding serine/threonine-protein phosphatase 7 long form homolog isoform X2, whose product MADISTGAVLHPGPFVYDIISAGTAHRARSIFDGHILGDQLDVRRCDRHFWDHTPIPETVRHYIRLAGFEGVLDCGYMMLDHALITSLVERWRPETHTFHLPVGETTVTLQDVEVLWGLPIDGPPVIGIDTTHSVQEWVNLCEELLGFSPLMSDFDGRRLKLGCLSRVLDAGLPPDASDVHCRQRARIYLLLLLGGHLLSDKSGNKVPLLYMPLLRDLETVGQYSWGSAILATLYRSLCSATSPYRSSIAGPLMLLQLWAWERIPTVRPDRVHPLEHYPGPYGARWNVQFDVHRVARHVVSIFRDQLTGLRAREFIWQPYSDDILASLPPYCTAGRRIWTSVTYLICWEVVEPHLSNRVMRQFGYHQPVPDLRLTENQQELHSLDRRGKGNQDWLTAHRAYVEVWTDRHSHVEDGVVAEDPTYPSDEYRQWYRERTVVYVSNPTRQLILPEGFQGDSARTQYLMDAMTQVYYMAETSLTQSDEQHANYFNAMKDFASMTLETVGESSRLAFRPSRVPQQIPQPTDPNRVERAPRNVHGGQHGGGRRRRFRSPEPTVQTGLDGRSQATEHQGTSTGPFGHSRSPVLMEAFTPNTDELHGSGEQHVGGTDAGQSTQALDQRLESQITQVDIVMPAQPRRTQRAHKPRGCGTHGKLGHH is encoded by the exons ATGGCCGACATTTCTACGGGGGCAGTCCTGCATCCAGGCCCATTTGTGTATGATATCATCTCAGCTGGCACTGCACACCGGGCACGTTCTATATTTGACGGGCACATTCTAGGTGATCAGCTTGATGTCAGACGATGTGATAGGCATTTTTGGGATCATACACCTATCCCAGAGACTGTTCGGCATTATATTCGATTGGCTGGCTTTGAAGGGGTGCTTGACTGTGGATATATGATGCTCGATCATGCTTTGATCACTAGTTTAGTGGAGCGATGGCGGCCCGAGACTCATACCTTTCATCTCCCCGTTGGAGAGACTACAGTTACCTTACAGGATGTTGAGGTTCTGTGGGGTCTACCCATAGATGGTCCTCCAGTTATAGGGATAGATACAACTCATAGTGTTCAGGAGTGGGTGAATTTATGTGAGGAGTTGCTTGGTTTTTCTCCCTTGATGTCAGATTTTGATGGGCGACGGCTGAAATTGGGGTGTTTATCTAGAGTATTAGATGCAGGGTTGCCACCCGATGCTTCGGATGTCCACTGTAGACAGCGGGCCCGCATATACCTGCTTCTGCTATTAGGCGGTCATTTATTATCAGATAAATCTGGTAATAAAGTCCCGTTGTTGTATATGCCATTACTACGAGATTTGGAAACTGTTGGGCAATATAGCTGGGGTAGTGCGATATTAGCAACTTTGTATCGATCATTGTGTAGCGCCACATCTCCCTATAGATCGTCCATTGCGGGACCATTGATGTTGCTTCAG CTATGGGCGTGGGAACGTATACCAACAGTTCGCCCTGATCGAGTGCATCCGTTAGAGCACTATCCTGGTCCATATGGAGCTCG GTGGAATGTTCAATTTGATGTGCATAGAGTTGCAAGACATGTTGTATCTATATTCCGAGATCAGTTGACGGGCTTACGGGCCCGAGAG TTCATATGGCAGCCATACTCGGACGATATTCTCGCTTCTCTGCCTCCCTATTGTACTGCAGGACGCCGCATTTGGACATCTGTCACGTATCTCATATGTTGGGAAGTTGTCGAGCCACATCTTTCCAATCGAGTTATGAGACAGTTCGGATATCATCAGCCCGTGCCTGATCTAAGATTGACCGAAAATCAACAGGAACTGCATTCTCTTGATCGTCGTGGCAAGGGGAACCAAGACTGGTTAACTGCACATCGAGCATATGTTGAGGTGTGGACTGATCGTCATTCACATGTGGAAGATGGTGTTGTAGCTGAAGATCCCACATATCCATCCGATGAGTATCGTCAGTGGTATCGCGAGCGAACAGTGGTATATGTTTCAAATCCTACTAGGCAGCTCATTTTACCGGAGGGCTTTCAGGGTGATAGCGCCAGAACACAATATCTG ATGGATGCTATGACTCAGGTGTATTACATGGCAGAGACCTCTCTAACGCAGAGTGACGAACAGCACGCGAATTATTTTAATGCAATGAAGGACTTTGCATCCATGACATTGGAAACTGTAGGGGAGTCATcccgacttgcatttcgccctTCACGAGTGCCACAGCAAATTCCACAGCCAACCGACCCCAATCGCGTTGAAAGAGCTCCTAGGAATGTTCACGGAGGTCAGCATGGCGGTGGACGCCGTCGTAGATTTCGATCACCAGAACCCACCGTCCAAACCGGACTTGATGGAAGGTCACAGGCTACTGAGCACCAGGGCACCTCTACCGGACCTTTTGGTCATTCTAGGTCCCCAGTACTTATGGAGGCGTTTACGCCCAATACAGACGAGCTCCATGGCAGTGGTGAACAACATGTGGGAGGTACAGATGCAGGCCAAAGTACCCAAGCACTTGATCAAAGACTTGAGTCACAAATTACGCAAGTCGATATAGTGATGCCAGCCCAGCCACGTCGCACACAAAGAGCACACAAACCCAGAGGATGTGGCACGCATGGAAAACTTGGACATCATTGA
- the LOC113730648 gene encoding eukaryotic peptide chain release factor subunit 1-3 produces MADGAENDKNIEIWKVKKLIKALESARGNGTSMISLIVPPGDQISRVNKMLAEEYGTASNIKSRVNRQSVLAAITSAQQKLKLYNKVPPNGLVLYTGTVVTEDGKEKKVTFAFEPFKPINASLYLCDNKFHTEPLSELLESDEKFGFIVMDGNGTLFGTLSGNTREVLHKFTVDLPKKHGRGGQSALRFARLRMEKRHNYVRKTAELATQFFINPATSQPNVSGLILAGSADFKTELSQSDMFDPRLQAKILNVVDVSYGGENGFNQAIELSAEILANVKFIQEKRLIGKFFEEISQDTGKYVFGVDDTLKALEMGAVETLIVWENLDINRYTVKNSATNEIVIKHLNKDQEADQSNFRDATTSSELEVQEKMPLLEWFANEYKKFGCVLEFVTNKSQEGSQFCRGFGGIGGILRYQLDMRSFDEPSDEGELYEDSD; encoded by the coding sequence ATGGCTGATGGTGCAGAAAATGATAAGAATATAGAAATATGGAAAgttaaaaaattaatcaaggcCCTAGAATCCGCTAGAGGAAATGGAACCAGCATGATCTCCCTAATCGTTCCCCCTGGTGATCAAATATCTAGGGTCAATAAGATGCTGGCAGAAGAATATGGAACAGCTTCAAATATTAAGAGCAGGGTGAATCGTCAGTCTGTATTAGCTGCAATCACTTCTGCTCAGCAGAAGCTAAAACTTTACAACAAGGTCCCCCCTAATGGGTTAGTGCTGTATACTGGAACTGTAGTGACCGAAgatggcaaggaaaagaagGTTACATTTGCCTTTGAGCCTTTTAAGCCCATAAATGCTTCTTTGTACCTTTGCGACAATAAGTTTCACACAGAGCCTCTAAGTGAACTCTTAGAATCTGATGAGAAATTTGGATTTATTGTCATGGATGGAAATGGAACCCTGTTCGGAACCTTGAGTGGCAACACCAGAGAAGTACTTCACAAGTTCACAGTTGACCTTCCAAAAAAGCATGGAAGAGGTGGGCAATCAGCTCTTCGTTTTGCACGTCTTCGAATGGAGAAGCGCCACAATTATGTAAGGAAGACTGCAGAGCTTGCAACACAGTTCTTTATTAATCCTGCCACTAGTCAGCCAAATGTGTCGGGGTTAATACTTGCTGGATCAGCTGATTTCAAAACAGAGCTAAGCCAATCAGATATGTTTGATCCACGCCTCCAAGCAAAGATACTTAATGTGGTAGATGTATCATATGGTGGGGAAAATGGTTTCAATCAGGCCATTGAACTATCTGCCGAAATTTTGGCAAATGTGAAATTCATACAAGAAAAGCGCTTGATAGGGAAATTTTTTGAGGAAATCAGTCAGGATACTGGAAAATATGTGTTTGGTGTGGATGACACGCTAAAAGCTTTGGAAATGGGAGCTGTGGAAACACTTATCGTGTGGGAAAATCTGGATATCAATCGCTACACTGTTAAAAACAGTGCGACTAACGAGATTGTCATAAAACATTTGAACAAGGACCAAGAGGCGGACCAGAGCAACTTCAGGGACGCAACCACGTCCAGTGAATTGGAGGTTCAGGAAAAGATGCCATTGCTGGAGTGGTTTGCTAACGAATACAAGAAGTTTGGTTGCGTGCTCGAGTTTGTGACAAACAAATCTCAAGAGGGATCTCAGTTCTGCCGAGGATTTGGTGGCATTGGTGGAATCCTTCGCTACCAGCTTGACATGCGATCTTTTGATGAGCCATCTGATGAAGGGGAGCTCTATGAGGATTCAGATTGA